The following coding sequences are from one Panthera leo isolate Ple1 chromosome E1, P.leo_Ple1_pat1.1, whole genome shotgun sequence window:
- the TIAF1 gene encoding LOW QUALITY PROTEIN: TGFB1-induced anti-apoptotic factor 1 (The sequence of the model RefSeq protein was modified relative to this genomic sequence to represent the inferred CDS: inserted 1 base in 1 codon; deleted 3 bases in 2 codons) — RGISSPASLLREQSFLCAAGETGERSWVQILVSMGSGSQVLLGWVEQAYTDRGAYVPSGTXQPPPPSSHQCVKCNDLFKTKPITYADKFGAYPSTASLTLCPSCLDCRPNLRGKALGWELVIRKAQDGGLGQY, encoded by the exons AGGGGAATCTCATCTCCCGCTTCGCTCCTCAGAGAGCAGTCCTTTCTCTGTGCAGCTGGAGAGACCGGTGAGCGGAGCTGGGTCCAGATTCTTGTCAGCATGGGGAGCGGCTCTCAGGTGCTTCTGGGT TGGGTTGAGCAAGCCTACACAGACAGGGGTGCATATGTACCATCTGGCA ttcagcccccacccccttcgTCTCATCAGTGTGTTAAGTGCAATGACCTATTTAAGACTAAACCCATT ACCTATGCCGATAAGTTCGGGGCTTATCCAAGCACTGCCTCCTTGACCCTCTGTCCAAGTTGCCTGGACTGTAGGCCCAACTTGAGAGGGAAGGCCTTGGGTTGGGAGCTTGTGATCAGAAAAGCTCAAGATGGGGGTTTGGGTCAGTACTGA